The following are encoded together in the Nocardioides okcheonensis genome:
- a CDS encoding serine hydrolase domain-containing protein, translating into MSDQRQRLLDVAQAEGRLTSVVGAVLDRYGAVWAGGAGRAPGLDGQYRIGSITKTMTAVLVLQARDEGRLALDDRLADHLGDVGYGEVTLRDALAHTSGMQSEPRGSWWERTRGGDFGSLTAANDGSGRVAAPGAWFHYSNLGYGLLGEVVARRFGAPWRDLVSQRLLRPLGMRATSYLPRPGAQAGWSVDHFTGIRVHEPLADTGAMAPAGQLWSTLADLVTWGQVLGGARPDVLAPASLAEMQQPVSPDYGLGLMLGVHPGGRLVGHNGSMPGFLAALHVDPDSGIGAVVLANATTGINPRDLAVALIEGDPDADDARPEPWRPTVALPPEVEGVPGLWFWGNSAQDVRWHNDCLELRSMARGGVVTDRFELRDGTLVGVLGYHRGERLEVVRRPDGSVRNLECATFVYTRTPYDPEVGGVG; encoded by the coding sequence GTGAGTGATCAACGGCAGCGACTGCTCGACGTCGCGCAGGCCGAGGGCCGGCTGACGTCGGTCGTCGGCGCCGTCCTCGACCGCTACGGCGCGGTCTGGGCCGGGGGAGCAGGGCGCGCCCCCGGCCTGGACGGGCAGTACCGGATCGGGTCGATCACCAAGACCATGACGGCCGTGCTGGTGCTCCAGGCGCGCGACGAGGGCCGGCTCGCCCTCGACGACCGCCTCGCCGACCACCTGGGCGACGTCGGCTACGGCGAGGTCACCCTCCGCGACGCGCTGGCCCACACGTCCGGGATGCAGAGCGAGCCCCGCGGGTCGTGGTGGGAACGCACCCGCGGCGGCGACTTCGGCTCGCTGACCGCGGCCAACGACGGCTCGGGGCGCGTCGCCGCACCGGGGGCGTGGTTCCACTACTCCAACCTCGGCTACGGGCTCCTCGGCGAGGTCGTGGCCCGCAGGTTCGGTGCGCCGTGGCGCGACCTGGTGTCGCAGCGGCTGCTGCGACCGCTGGGGATGCGCGCGACGTCGTACCTCCCGCGGCCCGGTGCGCAGGCCGGGTGGAGCGTGGACCACTTCACCGGGATCCGCGTCCACGAGCCGCTCGCCGACACCGGTGCGATGGCGCCGGCGGGCCAGCTGTGGTCGACGCTCGCCGACCTCGTCACGTGGGGCCAGGTGCTCGGCGGGGCCCGGCCCGACGTCCTCGCGCCGGCCAGCCTCGCGGAGATGCAGCAGCCGGTCTCGCCCGACTACGGGCTCGGCCTGATGCTCGGCGTCCACCCGGGCGGCCGGCTGGTCGGCCACAACGGCTCGATGCCCGGCTTCCTGGCCGCGCTGCACGTCGACCCGGACAGCGGGATCGGTGCGGTGGTGCTGGCCAACGCCACGACCGGGATCAACCCGCGTGACCTCGCGGTCGCCCTCATCGAGGGCGATCCCGACGCCGACGACGCCCGGCCCGAGCCGTGGCGGCCCACCGTGGCCCTGCCGCCCGAGGTGGAGGGGGTGCCGGGGCTGTGGTTCTGGGGCAACTCCGCGCAGGACGTGCGCTGGCACAACGACTGCCTCGAGCTGCGGTCGATGGCCCGCGGTGGCGTGGTCACCGACCGCTTCGAGCTGCGCGACGGCACGCTCGTCGGGGTGTTGGGATACCACCGCGGCGAGCGCCTCGAGGTCGTCCGCCGTCCGGACGGGTCGGTGCGCAACCTGGAGTGCGCGACGTTCGTCTACACCCGCACGCCCTACGACCCCGAGGTCGGTGGTGTGGGCTAG
- a CDS encoding glycoside hydrolase domain-containing protein: MAATPARVRALVLAALTGLVATLLVTAGPASAARHRDGLSGYAFDARCAPTQEQMDAWLTASPFWGAGIYIGGSSMSCRTTTTDPGQPHLDATWVARQRSAGWRLLPIWVGPQASCASGYADLIDATPTGDYAAADARGRAEAAAAVSRARELGLPRRSTLWYDLEGGFDVASDDCRRSALRFLSGWTRALHDLGYRSGVYSSISAGIHALDNADNLSPGSYAMPDQVWYAWYNGRADTDVDPQWVRGSSWEGERVHQYEAQTTATYGGVPLTIDRNYLELDGGSRAPKNLRACGGTRVDLPRYPRLRSGSRGARVEALQCVLRTQARYRGRLDGVYDRDVVKAVRSFQRRADLRETGRVDARTWQALFSKGRTPLLKVGSAGRDVLRVERALRGGGLGSVKVTGVLTDRTSRGIARFQKRVGLAPTGVVDDATWQALQTGLR, encoded by the coding sequence ATGGCTGCCACACCCGCGCGCGTCCGCGCGCTCGTCCTCGCCGCCCTCACCGGCCTCGTCGCGACCCTGCTGGTGACCGCCGGCCCGGCCTCGGCGGCGCGTCACCGCGACGGCCTGAGCGGCTACGCCTTCGACGCCCGCTGCGCGCCGACGCAGGAGCAGATGGACGCCTGGCTCACCGCCTCGCCTTTCTGGGGCGCGGGGATCTACATCGGCGGCTCGAGCATGTCGTGCCGGACCACGACCACGGACCCGGGCCAGCCGCACCTCGACGCCACCTGGGTCGCGCGCCAGCGCTCGGCCGGGTGGCGGCTGCTGCCGATCTGGGTCGGCCCGCAGGCGTCCTGCGCCAGCGGCTACGCCGACCTGATCGACGCGACCCCGACCGGCGACTACGCCGCGGCCGACGCCCGCGGTCGCGCCGAGGCGGCGGCCGCGGTCAGCCGGGCGCGCGAGCTCGGCCTGCCGCGCCGCAGCACCCTCTGGTACGACCTCGAGGGCGGCTTCGACGTCGCCTCGGACGACTGCCGCCGCTCGGCGCTGCGCTTCCTCAGCGGCTGGACCCGCGCGCTCCACGACCTCGGCTACCGCTCCGGCGTCTACTCCAGCATCTCCGCCGGCATCCACGCCCTCGACAACGCCGACAACCTGTCGCCCGGCTCGTACGCGATGCCCGACCAGGTCTGGTACGCCTGGTACAACGGCCGCGCCGACACCGACGTCGACCCCCAGTGGGTGCGCGGGTCGAGCTGGGAGGGCGAGCGCGTCCACCAGTACGAGGCGCAGACGACCGCGACCTACGGCGGCGTGCCGCTGACGATCGACCGCAACTACCTCGAGCTCGACGGCGGCTCGCGGGCGCCGAAAAACCTCCGCGCCTGCGGCGGCACCCGCGTCGACCTCCCGCGCTACCCGCGCCTGCGCAGCGGCAGCCGCGGGGCCAGGGTCGAGGCGCTGCAGTGCGTGCTGCGCACCCAGGCCCGCTACCGCGGACGCCTCGACGGCGTCTACGACCGCGACGTCGTCAAGGCGGTGCGGTCCTTCCAGCGTCGCGCCGACCTGCGCGAGACCGGGCGGGTCGACGCCCGCACCTGGCAGGCGCTGTTCTCCAAGGGCCGCACGCCGCTGCTCAAGGTGGGCTCCGCGGGCCGCGACGTGCTTCGCGTGGAGCGCGCGCTGCGCGGCGGCGGGCTGGGGTCGGTGAAGGTCACCGGCGTGCTCACCGACCGCACCTCCCGCGGGATCGCGCGCTTCCAGAAGAGGGTCGGGCTGGCGCCCACCGGCGTCGTCGACGACGCCACGTGGCAGGCGCTCCAGACCGGTCTGCGATAG
- the gcvP gene encoding aminomethyl-transferring glycine dehydrogenase, with product MLRAVGHESLESLMSAAVPGGIRTAAALDLPEPLDEEATARALRTLASQNRPAEAMIGLGYHATITPPVIRRNVLEDPSWYTAYTPYQPEISQGRLEALLNFQTVVADLTGLPTANASLLDEGTAAAEAMTLVRRAQRGATGAFVVDADALPQTIDVVRTRAAGMGIEVVVADLADGLPEGDVCGVLVQYPGASGEVRDPRPVIDAVHERGGLAVVAADILALALLEAPGTFGADVVVGSSQRFGVPLFYGGPHAGFMSVSAGLERHLPGRLVGVSVDAEGRPAYRLALQTREQHIRRDKATSNICTAQVLLAVVASMYAVYHGPEGIRRIARRTHDHASAIAAALRAGGVEVVNDTWFDTLTISVPGRAGEVVSAARAVGLHLRLVDEDHVGVSTSERTSPATVASVLRSFGVAAVEESESGLPADLARTTDFLTHEVFRSHHSETQMLRYLARLSNRDYALDRGMIPLGSCTMKLNATTEMEPVSLPGFADLHPFAPAQDATGYRELVDDVERWLAEVTGYDRVSVQPNAGSQGELAGLLAIRGYHRANGDTGRDVCLIPSSAHGTNAASAVMAGMKVVVVKASDDGSVDLDDLLAKCEQHADTLAAIMVTYPSTHGAYEDTITDLCKIVHDHGGQVYVDGANLNALLGHARPGEFGGDVSHLNLHKTFCIPHGGGGPGVGPVAVRAHLAPHLPSHDAHPEAEKRTGIGAISAAPYGSAGILPITWAYIRMMGAEGLTRATAVAVLSANYVAHRLQEHFPVLYRGHGDLVAHECILDLRAITKASGVTVDDVAKRLVDHGFHAPTMSFPVAGTLMVEPTESEDLAEIDRFCDAMIAIREEIARVEAGEWTPEDSPLRHAPHTARALVGEWDRPYSREVAVFPRGIDPDKYWPPVARIDQAYGDRNLVCSCPSPEAFAED from the coding sequence ATGCTCCGCGCCGTCGGGCACGAGTCGCTGGAGTCGCTGATGAGCGCCGCGGTGCCGGGCGGGATCCGCACCGCCGCCGCGCTCGACCTGCCCGAGCCCCTCGACGAGGAGGCGACGGCACGCGCGCTGCGCACGCTCGCCTCGCAGAACCGGCCGGCCGAGGCGATGATCGGCCTGGGCTACCACGCCACGATCACGCCGCCGGTGATCCGGCGCAACGTGCTCGAGGACCCGTCCTGGTACACCGCCTACACGCCCTACCAGCCGGAGATCTCCCAGGGCCGGCTCGAGGCGCTGCTCAACTTCCAGACGGTCGTCGCCGACCTGACCGGCCTGCCGACCGCCAACGCGTCGCTGCTCGACGAGGGCACCGCTGCGGCCGAGGCGATGACGCTGGTGCGCCGTGCCCAGCGCGGCGCCACGGGAGCGTTCGTCGTCGACGCGGACGCGCTGCCGCAGACGATCGACGTGGTGCGCACCCGCGCGGCCGGCATGGGCATCGAGGTGGTCGTGGCCGACCTGGCCGACGGCCTGCCCGAGGGTGACGTCTGCGGCGTGCTGGTGCAGTACCCCGGCGCCTCCGGCGAGGTCCGCGACCCGCGACCGGTCATCGACGCGGTCCACGAGCGCGGCGGGCTCGCGGTCGTCGCGGCCGACATCCTCGCCCTCGCGCTGCTCGAGGCGCCCGGCACCTTCGGCGCCGACGTCGTGGTCGGCTCGTCGCAGCGCTTCGGCGTCCCGCTGTTCTACGGCGGCCCGCACGCCGGGTTCATGTCCGTGTCCGCCGGCCTCGAGCGCCACCTCCCCGGCCGGCTGGTCGGCGTGTCCGTCGACGCCGAGGGCCGCCCCGCGTACCGGCTCGCGCTGCAGACCCGCGAGCAGCACATCCGGCGCGACAAGGCGACGTCGAACATCTGCACCGCCCAGGTGCTGCTGGCCGTGGTCGCCTCGATGTACGCCGTCTACCACGGCCCCGAGGGCATCCGCCGGATCGCGCGGCGCACCCACGACCACGCCTCGGCGATCGCCGCCGCGCTGCGGGCCGGGGGAGTGGAGGTCGTCAACGACACCTGGTTCGACACCCTGACCATCTCGGTGCCGGGTCGCGCGGGCGAGGTCGTGTCGGCCGCGCGGGCCGTCGGCCTGCACCTGCGCCTGGTCGACGAGGACCACGTCGGCGTCTCGACGTCCGAGCGCACCTCGCCGGCCACGGTCGCGTCGGTGCTGCGCTCCTTCGGCGTCGCCGCGGTCGAGGAGTCGGAGAGCGGCCTGCCCGCCGACCTGGCCCGCACGACCGACTTCCTCACCCACGAGGTCTTCCGCTCCCACCACAGCGAGACCCAGATGCTGCGCTACCTCGCGCGGCTCTCGAACCGTGACTACGCCCTCGACCGCGGCATGATCCCGCTGGGGTCGTGCACGATGAAGCTCAACGCCACCACCGAGATGGAGCCGGTGAGCCTGCCCGGGTTCGCCGACCTGCACCCGTTCGCCCCCGCGCAGGACGCCACCGGCTACCGCGAGCTCGTCGACGACGTCGAGCGCTGGCTCGCCGAGGTCACCGGCTACGACCGCGTCTCGGTGCAGCCCAACGCCGGCTCCCAGGGCGAGCTGGCCGGCCTGCTCGCGATCCGCGGCTACCACCGCGCCAACGGCGACACCGGCCGCGACGTGTGCCTCATCCCGTCGTCCGCCCACGGCACCAACGCGGCCTCGGCCGTGATGGCCGGCATGAAGGTGGTCGTGGTCAAGGCCTCCGACGACGGGTCCGTCGACCTCGACGACCTGCTGGCCAAGTGCGAGCAGCACGCCGACACCCTCGCCGCGATCATGGTGACCTACCCGTCGACGCACGGCGCCTACGAGGACACCATCACCGACCTGTGCAAGATCGTCCACGACCACGGCGGGCAGGTCTACGTCGACGGCGCGAACCTCAACGCGCTGCTCGGCCACGCGCGTCCCGGCGAGTTCGGCGGCGACGTGTCGCACCTCAACCTGCACAAGACCTTCTGCATCCCGCACGGTGGCGGCGGTCCGGGCGTCGGCCCGGTCGCGGTCCGCGCCCACCTCGCGCCCCACCTGCCGTCCCACGACGCGCACCCGGAGGCCGAGAAGCGCACCGGGATCGGCGCGATCAGCGCGGCGCCCTACGGCTCGGCCGGGATCCTGCCGATCACCTGGGCCTACATCCGGATGATGGGCGCCGAGGGCCTGACCCGGGCGACCGCGGTCGCGGTGCTCTCGGCCAACTACGTCGCCCACCGCCTCCAGGAGCACTTCCCCGTGCTCTACCGCGGGCACGGCGACCTCGTCGCCCACGAGTGCATCCTCGACCTGCGCGCGATCACCAAGGCCAGCGGCGTGACGGTGGACGACGTGGCCAAGCGGCTCGTCGACCACGGGTTCCACGCGCCCACCATGTCGTTCCCGGTCGCGGGGACGCTCATGGTCGAGCCCACCGAGTCCGAGGACCTCGCCGAGATCGACCGGTTCTGCGACGCGATGATCGCCATCCGCGAGGAGATCGCGCGCGTCGAGGCGGGGGAGTGGACGCCCGAGGACTCGCCGCTGCGGCACGCGCCGCACACCGCGCGCGCCCTCGTCGGTGAGTGGGACCGCCCGTACTCCCGCGAGGTCGCGGTCTTCCCGCGCGGCATCGACCCCGACAAGTACTGGCCGCCGGTCGCACGCATCGACCAGGCCTACGGCGACCGCAACCTGGTCTGCTCGTGCCCGTCTCCGGAGGCGTTCGCGGAGGACTGA
- a CDS encoding SHOCT domain-containing protein — translation MGLIQAVSGAIGGTLADQWLDFFGVPDGLSPTAALVPAVRKDQNAGRGANAGASDGVITNGSKIVVPEGYGLVLMEDGAFTGFAAQPGGYVWNSDEAASQSVFSGGGLVDSIIKQSWERFKFGGRPGSQQNAIFVSLKELPNNKFGTQSEIYWDDAFLNTQVGAITRGTYTLRITDPLTFIRNFVSANVISGRAVFDFTDIDNPAGEQLFNEVVGSLAPAFSMYTNDPAKGNRIARLQQDSIGFAQSLSAAVEQNYQWRTDRGLEIVKTAIISIEYDATTRELLKNVQRADALSGQRGNSNLQASVAAGFENAGENAGPGGLIGMGMAAGGAGLGGLQQPVQQAPAAPAAPAAPAAPAAPAAEDPMAVLKRAKDMLDAGLITQEDYDAAKAKALGL, via the coding sequence ATGGGACTCATCCAGGCTGTGAGCGGTGCGATCGGCGGCACGCTCGCCGACCAGTGGCTCGACTTCTTCGGCGTGCCCGACGGCCTGTCGCCGACGGCCGCGCTGGTCCCGGCCGTCCGCAAGGACCAGAACGCCGGACGCGGCGCCAACGCGGGCGCGTCGGACGGCGTCATCACCAACGGCTCGAAGATCGTGGTGCCCGAGGGCTACGGCCTGGTGCTGATGGAGGACGGCGCCTTCACCGGCTTCGCCGCCCAGCCCGGCGGCTACGTCTGGAACTCCGACGAGGCGGCCTCGCAGTCGGTCTTCTCCGGCGGGGGCCTGGTCGACTCGATCATCAAGCAGAGCTGGGAGCGCTTCAAGTTCGGCGGCCGCCCCGGCTCGCAGCAGAACGCGATCTTCGTCTCCCTCAAGGAGCTGCCCAACAACAAGTTCGGCACCCAGTCGGAGATCTACTGGGACGACGCGTTCCTCAACACCCAGGTCGGCGCGATCACCCGCGGCACGTACACGCTGCGCATCACCGACCCGCTCACCTTCATCCGCAACTTCGTCTCCGCCAACGTGATCAGCGGTCGGGCCGTCTTCGACTTCACCGACATCGACAACCCGGCCGGTGAGCAGCTGTTCAACGAGGTCGTCGGCTCGCTGGCGCCGGCGTTCTCGATGTACACCAACGACCCCGCCAAGGGGAACCGGATCGCCCGGCTCCAGCAGGACTCGATCGGCTTCGCCCAGTCGCTGTCGGCGGCGGTGGAGCAGAACTACCAGTGGCGCACCGACCGCGGCCTGGAGATCGTCAAGACCGCGATCATCTCGATCGAGTACGACGCCACGACCCGCGAGCTGCTGAAGAACGTCCAGCGGGCCGACGCCCTGTCGGGCCAGCGCGGCAACTCCAACCTCCAGGCCTCCGTCGCGGCCGGCTTCGAGAACGCCGGCGAGAACGCCGGACCGGGCGGGCTGATCGGCATGGGCATGGCGGCCGGCGGGGCGGGCCTCGGCGGCCTCCAGCAGCCGGTGCAGCAGGCGCCGGCCGCTCCCGCGGCACCGGCTGCCCCCGCCGCGCCCGCGGCCCCGGCCGCCGAGGACCCGATGGCGGTCCTCAAGCGCGCCAAGGACATGCTCGACGCCGGGCTGATCACCCAGGAGGACTACGACGCGGCGAAGGCGAAGGCGCTCGGTCTCTGA